In Planctomycetia bacterium, one DNA window encodes the following:
- a CDS encoding dicarboxylate/amino acid:cation symporter: MRLKLHHWILLSMVVAGAAGLAVNEWAPRAADGGPNVRVAWFVHWIAEPAGQIFLRLIYMIAVPLVFCALVLGVAGMGDLRKLGRVGFKSLLFTIVLSGISVAVGLGLVTSLKPGAGLSPEKRAALLERYTSDTSKTLANAQAAKTPRDALLDIIPKNPIQEMAGAMDGSSPGGGMLAVMFFSLIVGVAITLAPEKTAPLVSLLEAVYEAVMQIINLAMRLAPLGVAGLVFALTAMLGLEILHTLGWFVIAVMSGLGFQMLVVYSLLILAVTRTNPFTFFARISEVMLTAFATSSSSATLPTALRVTEKNLGVRRDITSFVLTVGSTANQNGTALYEGVTILFIAQVFGVHLEFQQQLVVILMAILAGIGTAGIPGGSLPMIVVVLNSVGVPGEGIGIILGIDRVLDMCRTVVNVTGDIAIAKCVDSTEPAANAMPPPA, encoded by the coding sequence ATGCGCCTGAAGCTGCACCATTGGATTCTCTTGTCAATGGTCGTCGCCGGAGCGGCAGGCCTGGCAGTCAACGAATGGGCGCCGCGCGCCGCCGACGGCGGGCCGAACGTCCGGGTCGCGTGGTTCGTTCATTGGATCGCCGAACCCGCCGGGCAGATCTTCCTGCGCCTCATCTACATGATCGCTGTGCCGCTCGTCTTTTGCGCCCTCGTACTGGGCGTCGCGGGCATGGGCGATTTGCGCAAGCTCGGCCGCGTCGGATTCAAGTCGCTCCTCTTCACGATCGTGCTGTCGGGCATCTCGGTGGCCGTCGGGCTGGGCCTGGTCACGTCGCTCAAACCCGGCGCGGGCCTGTCACCGGAAAAACGCGCCGCGCTGCTGGAGCGCTACACGAGTGACACAAGCAAGACACTCGCCAATGCCCAGGCCGCCAAGACCCCGCGCGACGCCCTGCTCGACATCATCCCCAAGAACCCGATCCAGGAAATGGCCGGCGCGATGGACGGCTCCAGCCCCGGCGGCGGCATGCTCGCCGTCATGTTCTTCTCGCTCATCGTCGGCGTCGCCATCACGCTCGCCCCGGAAAAAACCGCTCCGCTCGTCTCCCTGCTCGAGGCCGTTTACGAAGCCGTCATGCAGATCATCAACCTGGCCATGCGCCTCGCGCCCCTCGGCGTCGCCGGGCTGGTCTTCGCGCTCACCGCCATGCTCGGACTGGAGATTCTTCACACGCTCGGCTGGTTTGTCATCGCGGTCATGAGCGGGCTGGGTTTTCAGATGCTCGTCGTCTATTCGCTCCTCATCCTCGCGGTGACACGCACCAATCCCTTCACGTTCTTCGCGCGAATCAGCGAGGTCATGCTCACCGCCTTCGCCACCAGCAGCAGCAGCGCCACCCTCCCCACCGCCCTGCGCGTCACCGAGAAAAACCTCGGCGTTCGCCGCGACATCACCAGCTTTGTCCTCACCGTCGGCTCCACCGCCAACCAGAACGGCACCGCCCTCTACGAAGGCGTCACGATCCTCTTCATCGCCCAGGTCTTCGGCGTCCACCTCGAGTTTCAGCAGCAGCTCGTCGTCATCCTCATGGCCATCCTCGCCGGCATCGGCACGGCCGGCATCCCCGGCGGCAGCCTGCCCATGATCGTCGTCGTGCTCAACTCCGTTGGCGTCCCCGGCGAGGGCATCGGCATCATCCTCGGTATCGACCGCGTCCTCGACATGTGCCGGA